From the genome of Rathayibacter sp. VKM Ac-2804:
CGGCGGGATCGATCGCCTCGACGCGATCGCGGATCCAGGTCACTCCCTTCGGCGTCACCGAGCCCTGCGGCCGGGTCGCCTTCGAGGCGGGAGCGGTGCCGCCCGCGACGTGGGAGAACATCGGCTGGTAGAGGTGCGTCTCGCGCGGCTCGATCACCGCGACGTCGTCGACCCCGTAGCGGCGCAGTCGCCCCGCGACCGAGAGCCCCGCGTTCCCCCCGCCGATGATCAGCACGTCGTGTCGGTCGGTCGTGGTGCCTGCGGCAGTCATGCTGCCCACCCTAGGTCGGACCCCCGACACGGGCCCGGGCTTCCGCGGACCGCTCCGACGTGCATCCGCTCTCAGCCGCGCTTGCGCCAGCCGAGGCGCGGCACCCGGCTCAGCGCCCGCTGCTCGGGCAGGCTCCAGCCGTAGCGCACCGCCAGCAGCCGGATGACCGCCGTGACGAGCACCGCGATCGGCGCCGCGTAGTCGATCACCATCCCGAACCGCAGCGCGACCACCAGCACCACCGTGCCGCCCGTCGCGGCGATCGCGTAGAGCGAGCCCACGTGCATCAGGGCGATCGGCCGGTTCAGCAGGATGTCGCGGATCACCGACCCGCCGACGGCCGAGACGGTCCCGACGAACACCGCGGGCACCTCCGGAACGCCGAGCGAGAGCGCCTTCGTCGTGCCGATCGCGCCGAAGAGGCCGATCGTCAGAGCGTCGAGCGCCGTGATCGTGCCGTCGACGCGGTTGAGCACGTGCTGCAGCAGCATCCCGAAGAGCGAGGCCGTCACCGCGACGATCAGGTAGGCGTTGGTGTGCAGCGCCACGAGCGGTGTCTGCAGCAGCAGGTCGCGCAGCACGCCGCCGCCGAGTCCCGTCGCCGTGCCGATGATCGTGACCCCGAGCAGGTCGATCCGCCGGTCGCGGAACTCGCCCGCGAACATCGCGCCCTGCAGGCAGCCGATCGCGATGGCGAGGAGGTCGGCCCAGGCGGGGATCTCGAAGAGGGAGGCTGCCACCGGGACATCGTTCCACGGCGCAGGCCGGGCGGGGGCGGCGGCACCGCCGGCTTGTCAGGGGTGGGGAGGATAATCGAGTCCATGCCCACCTACCGTGACGAAGCCGTCGTGCTGCGCACCCACAAGCTGGGCGAGGCCGACCGCATCGTGACGCTGCTCTCGCGAAGCCACGGCAAGATCCGCGCGGTCGCGAAGGGCGTGCGCAAGACGGGCTCCAAGTTCGGCTCGCGGCTCGAGCCGTTCATGGTGGCCGACCTCCAGCTCTACGAGGGCCGGAGCCTCGACATCGTCACCCAGGCCGAGTCGCTCGGCGCCTACGGCGCGATCATCGCCGCCGACTACGACAGCTACACCGCGGCGAGCGCGATGGTCGAGACGGCCGACCGGCTCACCGACGCGGACGCCTCGCTGCAGCAGTACCTGCTGCTCGTCGGCGCCCTGCGCTCGCTCTCGAAGCACGAGCACGAGCCGGTGCTCACCCTCGACTCCTACCTGCTGCGCGCCCTCTCGATCGCCGGCTGGGCGCCGAGCTTCGAGGACTGCGCCCGCTGCGGTGCGCCCGGCCCGCACGGCGCGGTCGTCGTCCAGCTCGGCGGGGTCGTCTGCGAGGACTGCACACCGCCCGGCGCCCCGCGGGTCGCCCCCGAGGTGGTCGTCCTCCTCGGCGCCCTGCTCACGGGAGACTGGGGGCACGCCGAGACGACGGAGCCCTCGACCCGCTCCCGAGCGAGCGGCGTGGTCGCCGCCTACACCCAGTGGCACCTCGAGCGCGGACTGAGATCTCTGGAGCACGTCACCCGATGAAGCCCTTCACCCACAAGGACGCCGTGGCGTTCCGCCCCCTC
Proteins encoded in this window:
- the recO gene encoding DNA repair protein RecO, which encodes MPTYRDEAVVLRTHKLGEADRIVTLLSRSHGKIRAVAKGVRKTGSKFGSRLEPFMVADLQLYEGRSLDIVTQAESLGAYGAIIAADYDSYTAASAMVETADRLTDADASLQQYLLLVGALRSLSKHEHEPVLTLDSYLLRALSIAGWAPSFEDCARCGAPGPHGAVVVQLGGVVCEDCTPPGAPRVAPEVVVLLGALLTGDWGHAETTEPSTRSRASGVVAAYTQWHLERGLRSLEHVTR
- a CDS encoding TRIC cation channel family protein, coding for MAASLFEIPAWADLLAIAIGCLQGAMFAGEFRDRRIDLLGVTIIGTATGLGGGVLRDLLLQTPLVALHTNAYLIVAVTASLFGMLLQHVLNRVDGTITALDALTIGLFGAIGTTKALSLGVPEVPAVFVGTVSAVGGSVIRDILLNRPIALMHVGSLYAIAATGGTVVLVVALRFGMVIDYAAPIAVLVTAVIRLLAVRYGWSLPEQRALSRVPRLGWRKRG